A genomic segment from Bacillus cereus G9842 encodes:
- a CDS encoding cupredoxin domain-containing protein, with translation MSMNRWLFQFSSLLVMIVWWMSLGSFHVFASVNVVTQPTDLTNVIEVELNDDYFNPNVITIPLEGSTTLLLKNKGKNEHTFTVKKLGIDVVVESGKEKNITVKPKNTGTYELICRYHLLKGMEGKVIVK, from the coding sequence ATGTCTATGAACAGGTGGTTATTTCAATTCAGCAGTTTGCTTGTAATGATTGTATGGTGGATGTCTTTAGGATCCTTTCATGTATTTGCCTCAGTTAATGTCGTAACACAACCCACCGATTTAACGAACGTGATTGAGGTTGAACTAAATGATGATTACTTTAATCCAAATGTCATCACGATTCCGCTTGAAGGATCTACAACATTACTATTGAAAAATAAAGGTAAAAACGAGCACACCTTTACAGTGAAAAAACTCGGCATTGACGTCGTAGTCGAGTCAGGAAAAGAAAAGAATATTACCGTGAAACCTAAAAATACTGGTACATATGAATTAATATGTCGATACCATCTTCTTAAAGGAATGGAAGGCAAAGTAATCGTCAAATAA
- the panC gene encoding pantoate--beta-alanine ligase has product MKIVTTVQEMQQITNELHASGKSIGFVPTMGYLHEGHATLLRKAREENEIVVLSVFVNPLQFGPNEDLDRYPRDIDRDENVAKENGVDYLFYPSVEEMYPSEQTTTVEVVKRTDVLCGKQRPGHFAGVATVLMKLFNITLPTRAYFGMKDAQQVAVIEGFVTDFNIPVTIVPVDIVREEDGLAKSSRNVYLSQDEREEALHLYRSLCIAKERIEAGERNPEIITNLVKEYIETHTKGTVDYADLYAYPSLTMVEKVEGRIILAIAVKFENVRLIDNITLTVK; this is encoded by the coding sequence ATGAAAATCGTAACTACAGTGCAAGAGATGCAGCAAATTACAAACGAACTGCATGCAAGTGGAAAAAGTATTGGTTTTGTTCCAACGATGGGTTATTTACATGAAGGGCATGCTACCTTATTACGTAAGGCAAGAGAAGAAAATGAAATTGTAGTTTTAAGTGTATTTGTAAACCCGCTGCAATTTGGCCCAAATGAAGATTTAGATCGATATCCTCGTGATATTGATAGAGATGAAAATGTAGCAAAAGAAAACGGTGTAGATTATTTATTTTATCCGAGTGTAGAAGAAATGTATCCATCAGAACAAACAACAACAGTAGAAGTTGTGAAACGCACGGACGTATTATGCGGTAAACAAAGACCTGGTCATTTTGCTGGTGTTGCAACTGTACTAATGAAACTATTTAATATTACGCTGCCAACGCGTGCTTATTTCGGTATGAAAGATGCTCAACAAGTTGCAGTAATTGAAGGATTTGTAACTGATTTCAATATTCCAGTTACAATCGTACCAGTTGATATTGTAAGGGAAGAAGATGGATTAGCGAAAAGTTCTCGTAACGTGTACCTATCACAAGATGAACGTGAAGAGGCTCTTCATTTATACCGCAGTCTATGTATAGCGAAAGAAAGAATTGAGGCAGGTGAACGTAATCCGGAAATCATTACAAATCTTGTGAAAGAGTATATTGAGACGCATACGAAAGGCACTGTAGATTATGCGGATTTATATGCATATCCGTCATTAACAATGGTAGAGAAAGTCGAAGGACGAATCATTTTAGCTATTGCAGTTAAATTTGAAAATGTAAGATTAATTGACAATATAACATTAACGGTTAAATAA
- the panB gene encoding 3-methyl-2-oxobutanoate hydroxymethyltransferase, which produces MKTKTDFLKMKEQGEPITMLTAYDYPSAKLAEEAEVDMILVGDSLGMVVLGYDSTVPVTVEDMIHHTKAVRRGAKETFIVTDMPFMSYHVSLQETMMNARRIVQESGAHALKVEGAGEVISTIQYLTNAGIPVVAHLGLTPQSVGVLGGYKVQGKDAESAKKLIEDAKKCEEAGAIALVLECVPMQLAELISEQLTIPTIGIGAGQKVDGQVLVYHDLISYGVNRVPKFVKQYTSVQEEIVRGISQYVTEVKTRQFPEEKHSFTMKEEDRLALYGGKQ; this is translated from the coding sequence TTGAAAACAAAAACAGATTTTTTGAAGATGAAAGAGCAAGGTGAGCCGATTACAATGCTAACGGCGTATGATTATCCATCTGCTAAATTAGCAGAAGAAGCTGAAGTTGATATGATTTTAGTTGGAGATTCTCTTGGAATGGTTGTACTCGGATACGATTCAACAGTACCTGTAACAGTAGAGGATATGATTCATCATACGAAAGCTGTACGCCGCGGAGCGAAAGAGACGTTTATTGTAACTGATATGCCATTTATGTCGTATCACGTATCATTACAAGAAACGATGATGAATGCACGCCGCATCGTTCAAGAGAGCGGGGCGCACGCATTGAAGGTAGAAGGTGCTGGAGAAGTTATATCAACGATTCAATATTTGACGAACGCAGGAATTCCTGTTGTAGCGCATTTAGGTTTAACACCTCAATCTGTAGGAGTGTTGGGTGGATATAAAGTGCAAGGAAAAGATGCGGAGAGTGCAAAAAAATTAATAGAAGATGCAAAGAAATGTGAAGAAGCTGGTGCAATAGCGCTTGTGTTAGAATGTGTACCAATGCAGTTAGCAGAACTTATTTCAGAACAACTAACAATACCAACAATCGGGATTGGTGCAGGACAAAAAGTAGATGGGCAAGTGCTTGTTTATCATGATCTTATCTCATATGGCGTAAATCGTGTTCCAAAATTTGTGAAGCAATATACTTCTGTTCAAGAGGAGATTGTGCGCGGGATTTCACAATACGTTACTGAAGTAAAGACAAGGCAATTTCCTGAAGAAAAACATTCGTTCACAATGAAAGAAGAAGACCGCTTAGCGTTATACGGGGGAAAACAATAA
- a CDS encoding CCA tRNA nucleotidyltransferase, whose amino-acid sequence MERFKKASSIIETLKQQGHEAYFVGGSVRDLIIDRPIGDIDIATSALPEEVMAIFPRNVPVGLEHGTVIVLENGEPYEVTTFRTESEYEDFRRPSSVQFVRSLEEDLKRRDFTMNAIAMTEEGEMVDLFAGQEAIQQREIVTVGNAADRFQEDALRMMRGIRFVSALGFSLETKTKQAIETYGHLLEHIAIERITVEFEKLLTGTYCVKGLKELVETKLFSHLPYLQMSEERLLKATQYKWDSFETDIEAWAFFLYCIGEEHPSVFLRQWKFSNKKIKDIVAVLLAIRTRKEKDWDTVLLYKTGIYIAEMAERVYEAMIESYNPTSVKRVQSMFHALPIQGRQEMNVTGNDLLNWANKKPGPWVADMLQKIEEAIVKGNVVNEKERIREWLQGCNLL is encoded by the coding sequence ATGGAAAGATTTAAAAAAGCTAGTTCTATTATTGAGACATTAAAACAACAAGGACATGAGGCTTACTTTGTTGGTGGGAGCGTACGAGATCTTATTATCGATAGGCCGATTGGAGATATTGATATTGCGACATCTGCTTTACCAGAAGAAGTGATGGCTATATTCCCAAGAAATGTTCCTGTTGGTCTTGAGCATGGAACTGTAATTGTTTTAGAAAATGGTGAGCCTTATGAGGTAACTACTTTTCGAACAGAAAGCGAATATGAAGATTTTCGAAGACCTAGTAGTGTTCAATTTGTTCGTTCATTAGAAGAGGATTTAAAACGTCGTGATTTCACGATGAATGCAATTGCTATGACAGAAGAAGGCGAAATGGTTGATTTATTTGCTGGACAGGAAGCCATTCAACAGAGAGAAATTGTGACAGTTGGAAATGCTGCGGATCGTTTTCAAGAAGATGCCCTGCGAATGATGCGTGGTATTCGGTTTGTAAGCGCGTTAGGTTTTTCATTAGAAACGAAAACGAAGCAAGCGATTGAAACGTATGGACATTTGCTAGAACATATAGCAATTGAGCGCATTACAGTAGAGTTTGAGAAATTGTTAACTGGTACATATTGTGTGAAAGGTCTCAAAGAATTAGTAGAGACGAAGCTATTTTCTCATTTGCCATATTTACAAATGTCAGAAGAGAGACTGTTAAAAGCTACGCAGTATAAATGGGATTCTTTCGAAACGGATATTGAGGCGTGGGCATTTTTCTTATATTGTATCGGAGAAGAACATCCATCTGTCTTTTTACGTCAATGGAAGTTTTCGAATAAAAAAATAAAAGATATTGTTGCAGTTTTATTGGCAATCCGTACTAGAAAGGAGAAGGATTGGGATACAGTCCTTCTTTATAAAACGGGAATTTATATCGCTGAAATGGCAGAGAGAGTATATGAAGCGATGATTGAAAGCTATAATCCTACATCTGTTAAACGAGTACAATCAATGTTTCATGCATTGCCAATCCAGGGTCGTCAAGAAATGAATGTGACTGGTAATGATTTATTAAACTGGGCAAACAAAAAGCCTGGTCCGTGGGTTGCTGACATGCTTCAGAAAATCGAGGAAGCAATTGTAAAAGGAAACGTAGTTAATGAGAAAGAGCGTATAAGGGAGTGGCTGCAAGGATGCAATCTACTATAA
- the panD gene encoding aspartate 1-decarboxylase, with product MFRTMMRAKLHRATVTEANLNYVGSITIDEDLMDAVNIVENEKVQIVNNNNGARLETYVIKGERGSGVVCLNGAAARLVQPGDKVIIICYGLVTEEEVHKQEPKIAVLDDNNQIIEMLGAEKAGTIL from the coding sequence ATGTTTCGCACAATGATGAGAGCAAAGTTACATCGTGCAACTGTAACGGAGGCAAATTTAAATTATGTAGGTAGTATTACAATTGATGAAGATTTAATGGATGCAGTAAATATTGTAGAAAATGAAAAAGTCCAAATTGTAAATAATAATAATGGTGCTCGCTTAGAGACATACGTTATTAAAGGGGAACGCGGTAGTGGTGTTGTTTGTTTAAACGGTGCTGCGGCAAGGCTTGTACAACCAGGGGACAAAGTAATTATTATTTGTTATGGGCTAGTTACGGAAGAAGAGGTTCATAAACAAGAACCAAAAATTGCAGTACTAGACGACAATAATCAAATTATTGAAATGTTAGGTGCTGAAAAAGCGGGTACGATATTATAA
- a CDS encoding cell wall elongation regulator TseB-like domain-containing protein, with protein sequence MKKWIFAIIIVIVASGIYGAYVYNKAMGKKIPKESKFVEIAKEKAKLTKVKSVDYYNGKSAYIVVQGTDEKGEQLIVWVPEKKGDTVVRKKSEGISEKEAIQRTVEQVGNESKESKSKPKEIMKVKLGFENDVPLWEVTYIDDDNRYSYYYLEFKDGKFLRRYSIEK encoded by the coding sequence ATGAAAAAGTGGATCTTTGCAATCATTATTGTTATCGTTGCTAGCGGAATATATGGGGCGTATGTTTATAATAAAGCGATGGGAAAGAAAATTCCAAAAGAGTCGAAATTTGTAGAAATTGCTAAAGAAAAAGCAAAGCTTACAAAGGTGAAATCTGTTGATTATTACAACGGAAAATCTGCATATATAGTCGTGCAAGGTACAGATGAAAAGGGAGAACAACTTATCGTTTGGGTGCCTGAGAAAAAAGGGGATACTGTAGTAAGGAAAAAGAGCGAAGGTATTTCTGAAAAAGAGGCTATACAAAGAACAGTAGAACAAGTCGGCAATGAAAGTAAGGAATCAAAAAGTAAGCCGAAAGAGATTATGAAAGTGAAATTAGGCTTTGAAAATGATGTACCACTATGGGAAGTTACATATATTGATGATGACAATCGTTATAGTTATTACTATCTTGAATTTAAAGATGGAAAATTTTTAAGACGATATAGCATTGAAAAATAG
- the bshA gene encoding N-acetyl-alpha-D-glucosaminyl L-malate synthase BshA, whose translation MKLKIGITCYPSVGGSGVVGTELGKQLAERGHEIHFITSGLPFRLNKVYPNIYFHEVTVSQYSVFQYPPYDLALASKMAEVAQRENLDILHVHYAIPHAICAYLAKQMIGERIKIVTTLHGTDITVLGSDPSLNNLIRFGIEQSDVVTAVSHSLINETHELVKPSKEIQTVYNFIDERVYFKRNMSQLKKEYGISESEKVLIHISNFRKVKRVQDVVEAFAKIVKEVDAKLLLVGDGPEFCTILQIVKNLHIEDRVLFLGKQDNVAELLAMSDLMLLLSEKESFGLVLLEAMACGVPCIGTRVGGIPEVIQHGETGYLCEVGDTTGVANQATQLLKDEELHRNMGERARESVYEQFRSEKIVSQYETIYYDVLRDDKNGKI comes from the coding sequence ATGAAATTAAAAATAGGTATTACATGTTATCCTTCTGTAGGTGGTTCTGGAGTTGTTGGAACAGAATTAGGAAAGCAATTGGCGGAACGCGGGCATGAAATTCACTTTATTACATCGGGTTTACCATTCCGGTTAAATAAAGTATATCCAAACATATATTTTCATGAAGTGACGGTAAGCCAGTACTCTGTATTTCAATATCCACCATACGATTTAGCGTTAGCAAGTAAAATGGCAGAGGTTGCACAAAGAGAAAACTTAGACATTTTACATGTGCATTACGCAATACCACATGCAATTTGTGCATATTTAGCAAAACAAATGATCGGAGAGCGTATTAAAATTGTTACAACCTTGCATGGAACAGATATTACTGTGTTAGGTTCCGACCCTTCGTTAAATAATTTAATTCGTTTTGGTATTGAGCAATCGGATGTTGTTACTGCTGTCTCGCATTCATTAATTAACGAAACGCATGAGCTTGTAAAACCAAGTAAAGAAATTCAAACGGTATATAACTTTATAGACGAACGTGTATATTTCAAACGTAATATGTCTCAATTAAAGAAAGAATACGGTATAAGTGAGAGTGAAAAAGTACTTATTCATATTTCGAATTTCCGTAAAGTGAAACGTGTGCAGGATGTTGTTGAGGCATTTGCTAAAATTGTTAAAGAAGTAGATGCGAAGTTGCTTCTTGTTGGAGACGGACCAGAATTCTGTACGATTTTACAGATAGTGAAGAATTTACATATTGAAGATCGTGTTTTATTCCTAGGGAAGCAAGATAATGTTGCAGAACTACTTGCGATGAGTGATTTAATGTTGCTTCTATCAGAGAAGGAAAGTTTTGGTCTTGTTTTATTAGAAGCAATGGCGTGTGGTGTACCTTGTATCGGAACACGGGTTGGAGGTATTCCAGAGGTTATTCAACACGGGGAAACAGGATATTTATGTGAAGTTGGCGATACAACAGGAGTGGCAAATCAAGCTACTCAGCTATTAAAGGACGAGGAACTTCACCGTAATATGGGAGAACGAGCAAGAGAAAGTGTTTATGAGCAATTTCGCTCAGAAAAAATTGTTTCACAATATGAAACGATTTACTATGACGTACTAAGGGATGACAAAAATGGAAAGATTTAA
- a CDS encoding biotin--[acetyl-CoA-carboxylase] ligase, translating into MQSTIRKQLLQVFSEADGEFVSGQTISDKLGCSRTAVWKHMEDLRSEGYELEAVRRLGYRIASKPDKVTANEIQLGLQTKRIGRTVYFEETVESTQHIAAKLAYEGAEEGTIVVAEEQTAGRGRLSRKWHSPKGTGIWMSIILRPSIPVHHAPQLTLLAAVSVAQAIEKCTGVGVGIKWPNDILIQGKKAVGILTEMQADPDKINAVIMGIGINANQKQEHFDEEIQHIATSLAIESGKPIVRAELMQQIYLQLEKLYEEYLQNGFSVIKILWESYAVSIGKEITARTMRETITGLAKGITEDGVLLLEDHEGKVHHIHSADIEIK; encoded by the coding sequence ATGCAATCTACTATAAGAAAGCAGTTATTACAAGTTTTTTCTGAAGCGGATGGCGAGTTTGTATCCGGCCAAACGATTAGTGATAAACTTGGTTGTTCAAGAACTGCTGTGTGGAAACATATGGAAGATCTCCGGAGTGAGGGATATGAACTTGAAGCTGTGCGCCGATTAGGTTACCGAATTGCAAGTAAGCCAGACAAAGTGACTGCTAATGAAATTCAGTTAGGGCTACAAACGAAGCGAATTGGTAGAACAGTGTATTTTGAAGAAACTGTTGAATCAACGCAGCACATTGCAGCAAAACTTGCTTATGAAGGTGCAGAAGAAGGAACTATCGTTGTAGCAGAAGAACAAACAGCGGGAAGAGGTCGTTTAAGCAGAAAATGGCATTCACCAAAAGGAACAGGAATTTGGATGAGTATTATTTTACGCCCATCGATTCCAGTTCATCATGCACCGCAACTTACTTTGTTAGCGGCTGTTAGTGTTGCACAGGCAATTGAAAAATGTACAGGTGTAGGCGTGGGAATAAAATGGCCAAATGATATTTTAATTCAAGGTAAAAAGGCTGTAGGTATATTAACAGAAATGCAAGCGGATCCTGATAAAATTAATGCTGTCATTATGGGCATCGGTATTAATGCGAATCAAAAGCAAGAACATTTTGATGAAGAAATTCAGCACATTGCTACTTCATTAGCGATTGAATCAGGTAAGCCGATTGTTCGTGCAGAACTTATGCAACAAATCTATTTACAACTAGAAAAATTATATGAAGAGTATTTACAAAATGGTTTCTCTGTCATTAAAATTCTTTGGGAAAGTTACGCTGTGAGCATCGGGAAAGAAATTACTGCTCGAACGATGAGAGAGACGATTACGGGGTTAGCGAAAGGAATCACAGAGGATGGTGTATTACTTCTGGAGGATCATGAGGGGAAAGTACATCATATTCATTCTGCAGATATCGAAATTAAGTAA
- the dinG gene encoding ATP-dependent DNA helicase DinG, whose protein sequence is MSKRYVVVDLETTGNSWKDGKDKITQIAAVVVEDGEILEIFSSFVNPKREIPPFITELTGIDESLVKQAPLFQDVAPMIVELLQGAAFVAHNVHFDWNFLNEELRQAGYTEIHCPKIDTVELAQILLPTADSYKLRDLAKKHELEHDQPHRADSDALATAELFLQFLNEIEKLPLVTLQSLYELSDVFQSDIADVLSENILKKVMHGKEDIAEYEIHRNIALKKRNYSLNLGETCSSKFDAFLNKTMDKLESHMPKFERRESQQLMMKEIYTALRDSRFSLIEAGTGTGKTLAYLLPSLYFAKRKEEPVIISTQTVQLQQQILEKEIPLLQKIMPFSFDAALLKGRKHYLCLHKFEYALQEEEKNYDMALTKAKILVWLLQTETGDRDELNIPEGGKLLWNRICSDAYSPGGMQSNWFSRCFYQRAKNKALFADIVITNHALLFQDFSSEEPLFASCEHIIFDEAHHIEEAASRTLGEQFSCMYFQLVISRLGTLETEDVLSKVYKMMKKSEQASRSTFRMISYSLKELKFDADELFQMLRNFIFKQTKQEQGTNNMPLIYRYNAELEKGKLWDSIVELTNRFIYELRRVVTALEKQVDILQSKLEWEMHVVTGEFMHLIELLRKMAESLQLLVLEKNSYVTWMETETKGTIHSTVLYAQPVHIGERFADKFLTEKKSVIFTSATLTVNDTFDYIKEELGLHDFAPNTLKVPSPFRYDEQMKLMVSTDVPFIKQVSNERYIESVSEHIAKIAKATKGRMLVLFTSYEMLKEAYANLKNNDELEGYLLLTQSVNNRSRSRLIRKFQEFDKSILLGTSSFWEGIDIPGDALSCLVIVRLPFTPPHQPMMEAKGEWLKNQGEDVFAKLALPQAILRFKQGFGRLIRTNTDTGTVVVLDRRLTSSSYGKRFLQSIPNVPLYEGPLEELLVQLEEPLNE, encoded by the coding sequence ATGAGTAAGCGTTATGTCGTTGTTGATTTAGAGACGACAGGGAACTCCTGGAAAGATGGGAAGGATAAAATTACCCAAATTGCAGCTGTTGTAGTAGAAGATGGAGAGATATTGGAGATTTTTTCGTCTTTTGTTAACCCAAAGAGAGAGATCCCACCATTTATTACAGAATTAACAGGGATTGATGAAAGTCTTGTAAAACAAGCCCCGTTATTTCAAGATGTAGCCCCGATGATTGTTGAGCTATTACAAGGTGCGGCTTTCGTTGCGCATAATGTTCACTTTGATTGGAATTTTTTAAATGAAGAATTAAGGCAGGCTGGATATACAGAAATACATTGTCCTAAAATCGACACGGTTGAATTGGCTCAAATTCTTTTACCGACAGCTGATAGTTATAAATTACGTGATTTAGCTAAGAAGCACGAACTAGAACATGATCAACCACATCGTGCGGATAGTGATGCTCTTGCAACAGCGGAATTATTTTTACAATTTTTAAATGAAATTGAAAAGTTACCACTTGTCACGTTGCAATCGCTTTATGAATTAAGCGACGTGTTTCAAAGTGATATAGCTGATGTGCTTTCTGAAAATATTTTAAAGAAAGTAATGCATGGTAAAGAAGATATAGCGGAGTATGAAATACATCGAAATATTGCGCTGAAAAAGCGGAACTATTCCTTAAACCTTGGAGAAACGTGTTCATCAAAGTTTGATGCTTTCTTGAATAAAACGATGGATAAATTGGAATCACATATGCCAAAGTTTGAAAGAAGAGAAAGTCAACAACTGATGATGAAAGAGATATATACGGCGTTAAGAGATTCTCGTTTTTCACTAATTGAAGCCGGTACAGGAACAGGAAAGACTCTTGCGTATTTGCTTCCTAGTCTTTATTTTGCAAAGAGAAAAGAAGAACCTGTCATTATAAGTACACAAACGGTACAACTCCAACAACAAATATTAGAAAAAGAAATTCCGTTATTACAAAAAATAATGCCATTTTCATTTGATGCAGCTCTTCTAAAAGGAAGAAAGCATTATCTTTGCTTACACAAATTTGAGTATGCTTTACAAGAGGAAGAAAAAAATTATGATATGGCACTTACGAAAGCCAAGATTTTAGTTTGGCTATTGCAAACTGAAACGGGTGATCGAGACGAATTAAATATTCCTGAGGGCGGAAAGTTACTTTGGAATCGTATTTGTAGTGATGCGTATAGTCCAGGCGGTATGCAAAGTAATTGGTTTAGTCGTTGTTTTTACCAGCGAGCGAAGAATAAAGCTTTATTTGCAGATATCGTTATTACAAATCATGCGTTATTATTTCAAGATTTTTCAAGTGAAGAACCGCTGTTTGCTTCATGCGAACATATTATTTTTGATGAAGCTCACCATATTGAAGAAGCTGCGAGTAGAACATTGGGTGAACAGTTCTCTTGTATGTATTTTCAATTGGTTATATCTCGTCTTGGGACGCTAGAAACAGAAGATGTACTCTCCAAAGTATATAAAATGATGAAAAAATCAGAGCAAGCATCTCGTTCAACTTTCCGTATGATAAGTTATAGTTTGAAGGAACTTAAGTTTGATGCGGATGAACTCTTCCAAATGTTACGTAATTTTATATTTAAACAAACAAAGCAAGAACAAGGAACAAATAATATGCCGCTCATCTATAGGTATAACGCAGAACTAGAAAAAGGTAAGTTGTGGGATAGTATCGTCGAATTAACAAATCGTTTTATATATGAATTAAGAAGGGTAGTAACTGCTCTTGAGAAGCAAGTGGATATATTGCAAAGTAAGTTAGAATGGGAGATGCATGTTGTAACAGGTGAATTTATGCATTTAATTGAGTTGCTGAGAAAGATGGCAGAATCATTACAGTTACTCGTATTAGAAAAGAATTCGTATGTAACTTGGATGGAGACTGAAACGAAAGGGACGATTCATTCAACAGTTCTATATGCACAGCCTGTTCATATTGGTGAAAGATTTGCTGATAAATTTTTAACAGAAAAAAAGAGTGTTATTTTTACATCCGCAACACTAACAGTTAACGATACGTTTGATTATATAAAAGAGGAACTTGGTTTACATGATTTCGCTCCAAATACTTTAAAGGTTCCGTCGCCATTTCGTTATGATGAACAAATGAAATTAATGGTTTCAACGGATGTACCTTTTATTAAGCAAGTAAGTAATGAGCGATATATTGAATCTGTATCGGAACATATTGCAAAGATAGCGAAAGCCACAAAAGGCAGAATGCTTGTTTTATTCACTTCGTATGAAATGTTAAAAGAAGCGTATGCGAATTTAAAAAATAATGATGAATTAGAGGGTTATTTATTACTCACACAAAGTGTGAATAATAGAAGTCGAAGCCGCTTAATTCGAAAGTTTCAAGAGTTCGACAAATCAATTTTATTAGGGACGAGTAGTTTCTGGGAAGGGATAGATATTCCAGGAGATGCCTTAAGTTGTCTTGTTATTGTCCGTCTACCATTTACGCCTCCTCATCAACCTATGATGGAAGCGAAAGGTGAGTGGCTAAAAAATCAAGGTGAGGATGTATTCGCTAAATTAGCGTTGCCACAAGCAATATTACGTTTCAAACAAGGATTCGGCCGCTTAATTCGAACGAATACAGATACAGGAACGGTAGTAGTGTTAGATCGTCGTTTGACGAGTTCTTCCTATGGAAAACGATTTCTACAATCGATCCCTAACGTACCTCTTTATGAAGGGCCATTAGAAGAATTATTAGTACAATTAGAAGAACCATTAAATGAATAA
- the aspB gene encoding aspartate transaminase AspB: MKLAKRVAALTPSSTLEITAKAQALKAEGHDVIGLGAGEPDFNTPEHIMDAAHKAMLEGHTKYTPTGGLQSLKQEIVKKFTRDQGIAYDPSEIIVCNGAKHALYTLFQVLLDEGDEVIIPTPYWVSYPEQVKLAGGKPVYVEGLEDNEYKITAKQLREAITEKTKAVIINSPSNPTGMIYSKEELQQLGEVCLEHDILIVSDEIYEKLIYGGVEYISIAQLSNALKEQTLIINGVSKSHSMTGWRIGYAAGNKQLIKAMTNLASHSTSNPTSIAQYGAIAAYAGSQEPVETMRQAFEERLNIIYDKLIQIPGFTCIKPQGAFYLFPNVKEAVALSGYATVDDWAKALLEEEKVALVPGTGFGAPNNVRLSYATSLEQVEKALERIHTFMKSKVQA; encoded by the coding sequence ATGAAATTAGCAAAGCGAGTAGCTGCTTTAACACCGTCTTCAACTTTAGAGATTACAGCAAAGGCACAAGCATTAAAAGCAGAGGGTCATGATGTAATTGGATTAGGGGCAGGGGAACCTGACTTTAATACACCAGAGCATATTATGGATGCTGCACATAAAGCGATGTTAGAAGGGCATACGAAGTATACACCAACAGGTGGATTACAATCGTTAAAACAAGAAATTGTGAAGAAATTTACTCGCGATCAAGGTATTGCGTATGATCCATCTGAAATTATTGTATGTAATGGCGCAAAGCATGCATTATATACATTATTCCAAGTATTACTTGATGAGGGAGATGAAGTTATCATCCCAACTCCTTACTGGGTAAGCTATCCAGAGCAAGTAAAGCTTGCTGGCGGTAAGCCGGTTTATGTAGAAGGTTTAGAAGACAATGAGTACAAAATTACAGCAAAGCAGCTGCGTGAGGCAATTACAGAGAAAACGAAAGCAGTTATTATTAATTCACCGAGCAATCCAACAGGAATGATTTATAGCAAAGAAGAATTACAACAGCTTGGAGAAGTATGTTTAGAACATGATATTTTAATTGTTTCTGATGAAATTTATGAAAAATTAATTTATGGTGGCGTAGAATATATTTCAATTGCCCAGCTTTCTAATGCATTAAAAGAACAAACACTTATTATTAATGGTGTATCTAAATCTCATTCTATGACAGGATGGCGTATTGGATATGCTGCAGGAAATAAGCAGCTTATTAAAGCGATGACGAACTTAGCGAGTCATAGTACGTCAAACCCTACTTCAATCGCTCAATACGGCGCAATTGCGGCATATGCAGGCTCACAAGAACCTGTGGAAACAATGCGTCAAGCCTTTGAAGAGAGATTAAACATCATTTATGATAAATTAATTCAAATCCCTGGCTTTACTTGTATTAAACCGCAAGGTGCATTTTACTTATTCCCTAACGTAAAAGAAGCTGTAGCTTTATCAGGATATGCAACAGTTGATGATTGGGCAAAAGCTCTATTAGAAGAGGAAAAAGTGGCTCTTGTACCAGGTACAGGATTTGGTGCTCCAAATAATGTTCGTTTATCATATGCGACATCTCTTGAACAAGTAGAGAAAGCATTGGAACGCATCCATACATTTATGAAAAGTAAAGTGCAAGCTTAA
- a CDS encoding YpmA family protein: MEKKIEVLSTTRIKYSSDLYKIVDSLNRTLKEQDLMFGLALDEKDKETAVFTIYRT; encoded by the coding sequence ATGGAGAAGAAAATCGAAGTACTATCAACGACGCGTATTAAATATTCGTCTGATTTGTATAAAATTGTTGATAGTTTGAATCGTACGTTAAAAGAGCAGGACCTCATGTTCGGACTAGCATTAGACGAAAAAGATAAAGAAACAGCTGTATTTACGATTTACAGAACGTAG